The Ranitomeya variabilis isolate aRanVar5 chromosome 7, aRanVar5.hap1, whole genome shotgun sequence genome includes a window with the following:
- the CHST12 gene encoding carbohydrate sulfotransferase 12 → MTKSRLFCLLLVLGSAFMVLYIIVYWDNVGPTHFNHHTSFSKSSPTHLLDAERPSSFSTPENDDVSDVDRFLDSFLNVDTTKNEVPSTKGGKLAQRGGTNSFEENVRGYDWSSRTKLEEGLLDQELIQEERRLNLRKFCANSSFNFPTKDLDFDDIPNKELDHLIVDDRHGIIYCYVPKVACTNWKRVMIVLSESLLDKKGVPYQDPLEIPREDVHNTSSHLTFNKFWRRYGKFSRHMMKIKLKKYTKFIFVRDPFVRLISAFRSKFELENEDFYKTFAIPILTRYSNWTNVPPSAGEAFSSGAKPSFSQFIQYLLDARTEEQKPFNEHWRQVYRLCHPCQIDYDFVGKLETLDEDTSELLRQLNLDSLFQFPPSYRNRTASSWEEDWFSKIPLEWRQKLYKLYEPDFVLFGYPKPENILNV, encoded by the coding sequence ATGACCAAGTCACGGCTCTTCTGCTTGCTGTTGGTCCTCGGCTCAGCTTTTATGGTCCTTTACATCATCGTTTATTGGGACAATGTTGGTCCAACACATTTTAATCACCACACATCCTTCTCCAAGTCTTCTCCAACTCATCTTTTAGATGCCGAGCGCCCTTCTTCCTTCTCAACTCCAGAAAACGATGATGTTTCAGACGTGGACAGGTTTTTAGATAGTTTTCTTAACGTCGATACCACAAAGAATGAGGTGCCGAGCACAAAGGGGGGAAAACTGGCCCAACGAGGAGGAACTAATAGTTTTGAAGAAAACGTACGAGGCTACGACTGGTCCTCCAGGACCAAATTGGAGGAAGGCCTTTTAGATCAGGAATTAATCCAGGAGGAAAGAAGGTTGAATTTACGTAAATTCTGTGCCAACTCCAGTTTTAATTTTCCCACCAAGGACTTGGATTTCGATGACATTCCAAACAAGGAGCTGGATCATCTCATAGTGGACGACCGGCACGGAATCATTTACTGCTACGTCCCGAAAGTGGCTTGCACCAATTGGAAACGAGTCATGATCGTGTTGAGCGAGAGCCTTTTGGATAAAAAAGGTGTCCCGTATCAGGACCCTCTCGAGATCCCCCGTGAGGACGTCCACAATACGAGCAGTCATCTCACATTTAACAAGTTCTGGAGAAGGTACGGAAAGTTCTCCAGGCACATGATGAAAATTAAGTTAAAAAAGTACACCAAATTCATCTTCGTCCGCGATCCTTTCGTCCGTCTCATCTCTGCCTTCCGGAGTAAGTTTGAGCTGGAAAATGAAGACTTTTATAAGACTTTCGCTATACCCATATTGACCCGTTATTCCAACTGGACAAACGTTCCCCCATCTGCAGGAGAAGCCTTCTCGTCTGGGGCAAAGCCATCATTTTCTCAATTTATACAGTACCTTCTAGATGCCCGGACCGAAGAACAGAAACCTTTCAACGAGCACTGGCGTCAAGTGTATCGTCTCTGCCACCCGTGTCAGATCGATTACGACTTTGTAGGGAAGTTGGAGACCCTGGACGAGGACACCTCTGAGCTTCTAAGACAATTAAATCTAGATTCACTCTTCCAGTTTCCTCCCAGTTACAGGAACAGGACTGCGAGTAGCTGGGAGGAGGACTGGTTTTCCAAGATCCCTCTAGAATGGAGGCAAAAACTCTACAAATTATACGAGCCCGATTTTGTTCTATTTGGGTACCCCAAACCCGAAAACATTctaaatgtttga